One segment of Methanolinea mesophila DNA contains the following:
- a CDS encoding fasciclin domain-containing protein encodes MGRPDLWHRNVIELAVADGRFSAFLRAIQSAGLFELLTGPGPFILFAPVDTAFVSISQGFFQRLRLAPEALSRLVSCHVVRGAMEISRLTDPCHLRSLAGKSLTVIPGRILRVENARILADDLVSRNGSLVPINRLLLPKDLQEHGT; translated from the coding sequence ATGGGAAGGCCCGACCTTTGGCACAGGAACGTTATTGAACTGGCAGTGGCGGACGGGCGGTTCTCGGCATTTCTCCGGGCGATCCAGTCTGCAGGGCTCTTTGAACTTCTCACCGGTCCCGGGCCGTTCATCCTGTTCGCTCCTGTGGACACCGCGTTTGTCTCGATCTCCCAGGGCTTTTTCCAGAGACTTCGTCTCGCACCGGAAGCCCTTTCCCGACTGGTCTCCTGTCACGTGGTCAGAGGGGCGATGGAGATATCGAGGCTGACCGATCCCTGTCACCTCCGTTCACTTGCCGGCAAGAGCCTCACCGTCATTCCGGGAAGGATCCTCAGGGTGGAAAACGCCCGGATCCTGGCCGACGACCTGGTTTCCCGGAACGGCAGCCTGGTCCCCATCAACAGGCTCCTGCTGCCGAAAGACCTGCAGGAACACGGAACGTGA
- a CDS encoding DUF2115 domain-containing protein, with amino-acid sequence MNLPHAVVPDEEHGVQIDPRSRPEFARISAICDRISGSKTRGELGMALAREVGHYSMYDLQVICGRLQHEISRLPSPYREAIRPYFLEQLFGMHHRLLLMDREGSFLPMTSLVPDPDLFLSFCSMVPEGCFRWEDGREYVAHLYSPYHRLFYYLVSAFAMFVLELPGHPAGTPFPGGFRVELRDNRYVCPIRDREEDVPYSICNFCPAVQDEKNRPESE; translated from the coding sequence ATGAATCTACCTCATGCAGTGGTGCCGGATGAAGAACACGGGGTACAAATCGACCCCCGGTCGCGACCGGAGTTCGCGCGAATCAGCGCCATCTGCGACAGGATATCTGGCTCGAAAACCCGCGGGGAACTCGGGATGGCCCTCGCCCGGGAGGTGGGACACTATTCCATGTATGACCTCCAGGTGATATGCGGCAGGCTCCAGCACGAGATCTCGCGTCTGCCTTCACCTTATCGCGAGGCTATACGCCCGTACTTCCTGGAACAACTCTTCGGCATGCACCACAGGCTGCTCCTCATGGACCGGGAAGGATCGTTTCTCCCGATGACCTCCCTGGTCCCGGACCCCGATCTCTTCCTCTCCTTCTGCAGTATGGTCCCCGAAGGGTGTTTCCGCTGGGAGGACGGCAGAGAGTATGTAGCCCACTTATATTCGCCCTATCACCGGCTCTTTTACTACCTTGTCAGCGCGTTCGCCATGTTCGTCCTGGAACTCCCGGGCCACCCCGCAGGCACCCCTTTCCCGGGCGGCTTCCGGGTCGAGTTACGGGACAACCGCTACGTGTGCCCGATCCGCGACAGAGAGGAGGATGTACCCTACTCCATCTGCAATTTCTGCCCTGCGGTCCAGGACGAGAAGAACAGACCGGAATCGGAGTGA
- a CDS encoding mechanosensitive ion channel family protein — translation MIPEAFNFTVNQIFELREEHVLGNITYTRVALFIVSLIVAFIVAKIVAIYLRKKFGHRMKKDQLKFFIRIVQVLIFVIAIGIAVPSFLDVSFTFMLIGIVGILVVIAVSSQKVISNFVSGVALHQERVISAGDFVEIGGVSGTVEGIKLFSTLVRTTSGVFIRVPNDQVYGTQVSNYYANAARRYEYTLGIRYEDDTDRAIRLLRAHLEQFPFALKNPPPDIFVSDIDSNSVIIKARVWFPSEWANTRDDISLRTGILPGMKKVLEDSGIELPYAQQVIHFAREPFSIRVEGRDEGSGTDPGRK, via the coding sequence ATGATCCCCGAAGCGTTCAATTTTACCGTCAACCAGATCTTCGAGCTCCGGGAGGAGCACGTCCTCGGGAACATCACCTATACGCGGGTCGCCCTGTTTATTGTCAGCCTTATCGTCGCGTTCATCGTGGCGAAGATCGTGGCGATCTATCTCCGGAAAAAGTTCGGGCACCGGATGAAGAAGGACCAGCTGAAATTTTTCATAAGGATAGTGCAGGTTCTCATCTTCGTCATCGCGATCGGGATTGCCGTGCCGAGTTTCCTCGATGTGAGCTTTACATTCATGCTCATTGGGATCGTCGGGATCCTGGTGGTTATCGCCGTATCAAGCCAGAAGGTGATCTCGAACTTCGTCTCCGGGGTCGCACTCCACCAGGAGCGGGTGATCTCCGCAGGGGATTTTGTCGAGATCGGGGGAGTGAGCGGTACTGTCGAAGGCATCAAGCTCTTCTCCACCCTGGTCAGGACAACGTCAGGGGTATTCATCCGGGTCCCGAACGACCAGGTATACGGTACTCAGGTCTCCAATTACTATGCGAACGCGGCCAGGAGGTACGAGTATACCCTCGGGATCCGATACGAGGACGATACCGACCGCGCGATCCGCCTGTTAAGGGCTCACCTGGAACAATTTCCATTCGCCCTGAAGAACCCTCCGCCTGACATCTTCGTGAGCGATATCGATTCGAATTCCGTAATCATCAAGGCACGGGTATGGTTCCCCTCCGAGTGGGCCAATACCAGGGACGATATCTCGCTCCGGACGGGGATTCTCCCGGGAATGAAAAAGGTCCTGGAGGACTCGGGGATCGAGCTTCCGTATGCCCAGCAGGTCATTCATTTTGCACGGGAGCCATTTTCCATCCGGGTAGAAGGCCGGGACGAGGGGTCTGGAACGGATCCGGGCCGGAAATAA
- a CDS encoding molybdenum cofactor biosynthesis protein MoaE, whose protein sequence is MIRISREDFDLCRMIREAKTGKTGGFVSFLGTVRDDGIESMDLEVYLEVAEQELAAISDEAFARFDILSVDIVHRVGRLKVGDQIVGIVVGASHRRAAFEACEYIIDRIKESVPIWKQEHTPSGSRWVPGEH, encoded by the coding sequence ATGATCAGGATCAGCAGGGAAGACTTCGACCTGTGCCGGATGATCCGGGAGGCGAAGACCGGAAAGACAGGGGGTTTCGTTTCGTTCCTGGGGACGGTCAGGGACGACGGAATTGAGAGTATGGACCTCGAGGTGTACCTGGAGGTTGCGGAGCAGGAGCTAGCCGCCATCAGTGACGAGGCATTCGCACGGTTCGATATTCTTTCGGTCGATATCGTGCACCGGGTCGGGCGGCTCAAAGTCGGAGACCAGATCGTCGGGATCGTGGTGGGGGCGTCGCACCGGAGAGCCGCATTCGAGGCGTGCGAGTACATCATCGACCGGATCAAGGAGTCGGTGCCCATATGGAAACAGGAGCACACTCCCTCGGGGAGCCGCTGGGTGCCTGGTGAACACTGA
- a CDS encoding ester cyclase has translation MDFYRFYGGKRVEHWDSADQLGLIRQLGVSRTPLIHLRAITR, from the coding sequence ATGGACTTCTATCGGTTCTACGGGGGCAAGCGGGTGGAACACTGGGACTCCGCCGACCAGCTCGGGCTGATACGGCAGCTCGGAGTTTCCCGAACTCCGCTGATCCACCTGCGGGCGATAACCCGTTAA
- a CDS encoding MBL fold metallo-hydrolase — MKCHFLGTNGWYDTPAGNTTCILIETPDLTVVLDAGSGLWKLDRVARMDLPVHLFLSHFHLDHLFGMHTLNKFPLGHVLSIYGQPGTREVLSTLVGPPFTVGLHDLPFPVHIIEREEGDYQDPFRVSCRYLRHSTPCMGYRITLGKKTIAYCPDTGYCENAVELAKSADLLIAECALRPGEESPEWPHLNPETAIRIAREAGSKRLALVHFDARAYPSPGDRDRIGYLYARECPSLVITHDDLTLDL, encoded by the coding sequence ATGAAGTGCCATTTCCTCGGAACCAACGGGTGGTACGACACTCCTGCCGGGAACACCACCTGCATCCTGATCGAGACCCCCGACCTTACCGTGGTCCTCGACGCCGGATCGGGTCTCTGGAAACTGGACCGCGTAGCCCGGATGGACCTGCCGGTGCACCTGTTTCTCTCTCATTTTCATCTTGACCATCTCTTCGGAATGCATACCCTGAACAAATTCCCTCTTGGCCACGTTCTCAGTATCTACGGTCAGCCCGGGACACGGGAGGTCCTCTCCACGCTGGTCGGTCCTCCGTTCACCGTCGGGCTGCACGACCTTCCTTTTCCGGTGCACATCATCGAGCGGGAAGAAGGAGACTATCAGGACCCGTTTCGCGTATCCTGCCGATATCTCCGGCACTCGACCCCCTGCATGGGCTACCGGATTACCCTCGGAAAGAAGACCATTGCGTACTGCCCCGATACCGGGTATTGCGAAAATGCGGTCGAACTGGCGAAGAGTGCCGACCTGCTCATTGCAGAGTGCGCGCTCAGGCCGGGCGAAGAGAGCCCGGAATGGCCGCACCTCAACCCGGAGACCGCGATAAGGATTGCACGCGAGGCGGGGTCGAAACGGTTGGCGCTCGTTCATTTCGATGCCCGGGCCTACCCTTCCCCCGGGGACAGGGACCGGATCGGGTACCTGTACGCGAGGGAGTGTCCCTCACTCGTCATCACTCACGACGATCTTACGCTTGACCTCTAG
- a CDS encoding ubiquitin-like small modifier protein 1 → MKIRVKTFARFRELMGTKLEIELPDGSTVRDGVACLVSGDPTAREALFDEQGHIKNHVIVMVNRRRLPNREREAEGLHEGDELAIFPPVAGG, encoded by the coding sequence ATGAAAATCAGGGTTAAGACATTTGCACGGTTCCGGGAGCTCATGGGGACGAAGCTCGAGATCGAGCTCCCCGACGGCTCAACGGTCCGTGACGGGGTTGCCTGCCTGGTCTCGGGAGATCCCACGGCCCGGGAAGCGCTCTTCGATGAGCAGGGCCACATAAAAAACCACGTGATCGTGATGGTCAACCGCCGAAGGCTCCCGAACCGGGAGCGGGAGGCGGAAGGTCTTCACGAAGGGGACGAGCTCGCGATCTTTCCTCCCGTTGCAGGGGGATGA
- a CDS encoding HesA/MoeB/ThiF family protein, producing the protein MNGKTSPASSRDVGPSMPGLNYPLRYLRQLPLIGEEGQDRLARAEVCICGVGGLGSPAAFYLAAAGIGTLHLIDGDRVEASNLNRQILHRSAGIGMQKVSSAKEQLTELNPEILITTDAERITGSNAAALIGRADVVIDALDNFEARYILNREARRKAVPLVHGAVSGFAGQATTVLPRSGPCLRCAIPHPPPEECHPVLGAVAGIIGSIQALEAIKVITGKGALLSGKMLVWDGIHCECELLPLERDPDCETCGGREERD; encoded by the coding sequence GTGAACGGGAAAACATCCCCCGCATCATCCAGAGACGTCGGACCTTCCATGCCAGGCCTGAACTATCCCCTGCGATATCTGCGACAACTCCCGCTTATCGGAGAGGAGGGGCAGGACCGTCTTGCGAGAGCGGAAGTTTGCATCTGCGGTGTCGGGGGGCTCGGATCGCCGGCGGCTTTCTATCTCGCCGCCGCAGGAATCGGGACACTCCACCTGATCGATGGGGACCGGGTCGAAGCGAGCAACCTCAACCGGCAGATCCTTCACCGTTCCGCAGGTATCGGGATGCAGAAAGTCTCGTCGGCAAAAGAGCAGTTGACGGAGCTGAATCCGGAGATCCTGATCACCACCGATGCGGAACGGATTACCGGATCCAACGCGGCCGCCCTTATCGGGCGTGCGGACGTGGTTATCGATGCACTCGACAATTTCGAGGCACGCTACATCCTGAACCGGGAGGCACGCCGGAAGGCGGTCCCGCTGGTCCATGGGGCGGTGAGCGGTTTTGCGGGTCAGGCGACGACAGTCCTGCCCCGTTCCGGCCCCTGCCTCCGGTGTGCGATACCCCACCCGCCCCCGGAAGAGTGTCATCCCGTGCTGGGAGCCGTGGCCGGAATTATAGGCTCGATCCAGGCTCTCGAGGCGATCAAGGTCATCACCGGAAAAGGAGCCCTTCTCTCCGGGAAGATGCTCGTATGGGACGGGATACACTGCGAATGCGAATTGTTGCCGCTTGAACGCGATCCCGACTGCGAGACCTGCGGGGGGCGCGAAGAACGGGATTGA
- a CDS encoding phosphate-starvation-inducible PsiE family protein produces MLEYLNKYEKLVYYTLSILLAFVIFFAVLELIWLIISGLFNETGLRLDNYEILNLFGFFLLILIGIELLDTIKAYITKHEIHVEVIVLLAIIAVARKIILLDPLTTGESQAVSDIALIGLGVIVIALAGAYYLIRKSGISQI; encoded by the coding sequence ATGCTCGAATATCTCAACAAATATGAAAAACTGGTATATTATACCCTGAGCATACTCCTGGCGTTCGTGATCTTCTTTGCCGTACTCGAGTTGATCTGGCTCATCATATCGGGGCTCTTCAACGAAACCGGCCTTCGGCTTGATAATTATGAAATACTCAATCTCTTCGGCTTTTTCCTCCTCATCCTGATCGGGATCGAACTGCTCGATACCATCAAAGCCTATATCACAAAACACGAGATCCACGTGGAAGTCATCGTGCTGCTCGCGATAATCGCGGTGGCCCGGAAAATAATACTGCTCGATCCGCTCACCACCGGGGAATCCCAGGCGGTGAGCGATATCGCATTGATCGGGCTCGGGGTCATCGTGATCGCCCTCGCAGGGGCATACTACCTCATAAGAAAATCAGGAATCAGTCAGATTTGA
- a CDS encoding GNAT family N-acetyltransferase: MDFEVEPYRSRHFSQVCGLELRGEECGYAAAVFVRQMEELTPSAFFIATAADEVIGFAVGAMSGTGNHDSWVLRLRVLPPYQRKGIGTALMHRLLRALASEGAGRVFLSVSPLNTSALALYIKLGFLVTGERAGYFGPGEDRLILVRDLSGPLS, translated from the coding sequence ATGGATTTCGAGGTTGAACCCTACCGGTCCCGTCATTTTTCGCAGGTTTGCGGGCTGGAACTCAGGGGGGAGGAGTGCGGGTACGCTGCGGCGGTGTTTGTCCGGCAGATGGAGGAACTGACCCCCTCTGCTTTTTTTATCGCCACGGCCGCTGACGAGGTTATTGGGTTTGCCGTAGGGGCCATGTCGGGTACCGGGAACCATGACTCCTGGGTCCTTCGCCTCCGGGTCCTTCCTCCGTACCAGAGGAAAGGTATCGGGACCGCCCTCATGCACAGGCTTCTCCGGGCCCTTGCATCGGAGGGCGCCGGGAGGGTTTTCCTCTCGGTATCTCCCCTGAACACATCCGCACTGGCGCTTTATATAAAATTAGGGTTCCTGGTGACCGGAGAAAGAGCCGGGTATTTCGGACCGGGTGAAGACCGGTTGATTCTCGTCAGGGACCTTTCCGGTCCATTGTCGTAG
- a CDS encoding class I SAM-dependent methyltransferase: protein MEHNVQSQWSDPAFSRHYRDISGYQLPLRSRVLMLIRSFYLNHRVSTQGNRVMDLGSGDGVVGETLLASGGIDRLLLVDASADMLVAARERFGEDPRVDVLHARFEEMIETPPEYAPFSLIVSSLAVHHIPLEMKRRLFSLIFSLLSPGGYFLVYDTILPPTPELEEFYMELWKEWIREQKALHNIDLDLESMLSTHHLDPGHHENLNTLDDYMDAMRSAGFTGGDCIFKYGVFALICGMRPEHVRQ from the coding sequence ATGGAACATAATGTTCAGTCCCAATGGTCAGATCCCGCCTTTTCCCGCCATTACAGGGACATTTCCGGGTACCAGCTCCCCCTGAGGAGCCGGGTGCTCATGCTGATCAGGTCGTTTTACCTCAACCACCGCGTCTCAACGCAGGGAAACCGTGTAATGGACCTTGGTTCGGGGGACGGGGTCGTCGGAGAGACGCTCCTCGCATCAGGAGGGATAGACCGGCTGCTCCTGGTGGACGCCTCGGCCGACATGCTCGTCGCGGCACGGGAGCGGTTCGGTGAAGATCCCCGGGTCGACGTTCTTCATGCACGTTTCGAGGAGATGATCGAAACACCTCCGGAATATGCCCCTTTCTCCCTGATCGTATCCTCGCTCGCGGTCCACCATATCCCGCTGGAGATGAAACGGAGACTTTTCTCGCTGATATTTTCCCTGCTTTCACCCGGGGGGTATTTCCTGGTCTACGACACCATCCTTCCGCCCACCCCGGAGCTCGAAGAGTTTTACATGGAGTTATGGAAAGAGTGGATACGCGAACAGAAAGCCCTGCATAATATCGATCTTGACCTGGAGTCGATGCTCTCCACCCATCACCTGGACCCCGGGCATCATGAGAACCTGAATACCCTGGATGACTACATGGACGCGATGCGGTCCGCAGGGTTCACCGGGGGAGACTGTATCTTCAAGTACGGGGTATTTGCACTGATTTGCGGGATGAGACCGGAACACGTCCGTCAGTAA
- a CDS encoding ester cyclase codes for MKDLRAAFPDLQFFPEGLVAEGDLVAVRYHWTGTRTGRFLGLAPTGTQVLVK; via the coding sequence TTGAAGGACCTGCGTGCTGCATTTCCGGACCTGCAGTTCTTCCCTGAGGGCCTCGTCGCGGAAGGAGACCTTGTCGCAGTACGCTATCACTGGACGGGAACCCGGACAGGGAGGTTCCTCGGTCTTGCTCCAACAGGAACACAGGTGCTGGTCAAATGA
- a CDS encoding sulfite exporter TauE/SafE family protein: MIAELILGVAISLVIGIIAALVGLGGGFLYVPTLILLFGLDTPTAIGTSLTIIVFTMLSSSITYARQRRIFYRSAMYLIIPSVIFSFIGASLTAVLPVFVITVVFIVVLFLVGLKMIFPGLPQIFPLTFGPCSDEVCVDRFSNRVTNRLYYAHVLVWGSVAGMMSGLTGVGGGVINVPALVMMGMPVHFAVATSTFVILFTAISASLVHIRLGNVSLEYTAVYSVGAIIGAQIGARIAPAIHSDQLKKLVGVVLLLTSILVLVREITGM, encoded by the coding sequence ATGATTGCGGAGCTGATCCTGGGGGTGGCAATCTCCCTTGTCATCGGGATAATCGCCGCCCTGGTGGGGCTCGGAGGGGGATTCCTCTATGTTCCCACACTGATCCTCCTCTTCGGGCTGGATACTCCCACCGCGATCGGGACGAGCCTGACCATCATCGTCTTTACCATGCTCTCCTCGTCAATCACGTACGCCCGGCAGCGGCGAATCTTCTATCGGAGTGCGATGTACCTGATCATTCCGAGCGTGATCTTCTCCTTCATCGGCGCGAGCCTGACCGCAGTGCTCCCGGTGTTTGTCATCACCGTCGTATTCATTGTCGTGTTGTTCCTGGTCGGCCTGAAGATGATCTTCCCGGGCCTTCCCCAGATCTTCCCGCTCACGTTCGGTCCCTGCTCCGACGAGGTCTGTGTCGACCGTTTTTCGAACAGGGTGACCAACAGGCTCTATTATGCGCATGTGCTTGTATGGGGTTCGGTTGCGGGAATGATGAGCGGCCTGACCGGGGTGGGCGGGGGAGTGATCAATGTCCCGGCACTGGTGATGATGGGAATGCCGGTTCATTTTGCTGTGGCGACATCCACGTTCGTGATCCTCTTCACGGCGATCTCCGCGTCACTGGTGCATATCCGGCTTGGAAACGTCTCGCTTGAGTATACTGCCGTGTATTCGGTGGGCGCCATCATCGGGGCCCAGATCGGGGCGCGGATCGCCCCCGCGATCCATTCGGACCAGCTGAAAAAACTGGTGGGAGTGGTGCTCCTGCTGACCAGCATTCTGGTGCTTGTCCGCGAGATCACCGGGATGTAG
- a CDS encoding DUF432 domain-containing protein — protein sequence MYGVHPLPYEYRNDLITISAGPHEGTTTYRRMIGESRVEKILGNDEKSLLINPVEPINLPVPLCKHLEIAFPAIVLRPGTERKVYLTFPVEIGVFLGAEGDYDILDLFSFAPVKFSLYGTPNAGIITRWYYSRVGGSPPAPDRHREGVLELTLKNRSADYIEVSRTIFERSEMRIFYGEIAAMAAVMEIYSHVVAQTRFPPRAPFPGLTESLPLYSAQKIPVVQHKGFLMEHGVA from the coding sequence GTGTACGGGGTCCACCCACTGCCTTATGAATACCGGAACGATCTCATCACGATCTCGGCGGGACCGCACGAGGGAACAACGACCTACCGGAGGATGATAGGAGAGAGCCGGGTGGAGAAGATCCTGGGAAACGACGAGAAATCACTGCTCATCAATCCCGTCGAGCCGATCAACCTCCCCGTGCCGCTCTGCAAGCACCTTGAGATCGCCTTTCCTGCGATAGTATTGCGTCCGGGGACCGAACGGAAGGTCTATCTCACCTTCCCGGTGGAGATTGGGGTGTTTCTGGGGGCCGAGGGAGATTACGATATCCTGGACCTTTTCTCGTTCGCACCCGTGAAATTTTCCCTGTACGGGACTCCGAACGCCGGGATTATCACCCGATGGTATTACAGCAGGGTCGGCGGCTCGCCGCCTGCACCCGACAGGCATCGCGAGGGAGTGCTTGAATTAACCCTGAAGAATCGTTCGGCAGATTATATCGAGGTCTCGAGGACGATCTTCGAACGGAGCGAGATGAGGATCTTTTACGGTGAAATAGCGGCGATGGCCGCGGTAATGGAGATCTATTCCCACGTCGTTGCCCAGACCAGGTTCCCACCCCGCGCTCCGTTCCCCGGTCTTACCGAATCCCTCCCCCTGTACTCAGCGCAGAAGATACCCGTCGTGCAGCATAAAGGGTTTCTCATGGAGCATGGTGTCGCATGA
- a CDS encoding PEGA domain-containing protein translates to MAGIFRLFIAVSLMGLIALAGGAIPENTDMIGYFQVESIPSGAEVTFDSVFQGETPLTIAVPISSSPPHTLGVTSRGYLPYSKTLTDNPPVGQTVAVVARLEPVTPFGTLVVTSSPGGALITVDGGNGQQAPWTYQGMTSGPHVVQAFLSGYQPFSTQVNIPEGGSVTVNAMLNALTQIGSIQVKSSPSGADVYVDGFFKGHSDITVGSMQAGNHIVRIRLAGYEDWTSTVLVTQNAVTIVDATLAPASRAPTGDIEVSSTPVGAAVFLDGAYQGMTHAGTPLELTGIAPGDHLLELTIVNYQDYNDSISVAAGQTSRVNAILVPGTSLGQSGSVQVNSDPSGANVFLDDALRGITPLTLDNIPAGTHSLVVQLAGYNDYTSNLTVTPGQVVSVHAGLVQVSPPTPAGLWNELIIGALLVTALLVMRRR, encoded by the coding sequence ATGGCCGGAATATTCAGGCTTTTCATTGCGGTCTCTCTCATGGGGCTTATCGCGCTGGCAGGTGGAGCAATCCCGGAGAACACGGACATGATCGGGTATTTCCAGGTGGAGTCGATACCTTCGGGGGCGGAAGTTACCTTCGACTCGGTGTTCCAGGGAGAAACGCCCCTGACGATCGCGGTGCCGATCTCCTCCTCCCCGCCTCATACCCTCGGGGTTACCTCCCGCGGATATCTCCCTTATTCGAAAACATTGACGGATAACCCCCCGGTCGGCCAGACTGTCGCGGTGGTGGCCCGGCTGGAACCCGTTACCCCGTTCGGGACGCTCGTGGTGACCTCGTCCCCGGGAGGGGCGCTTATCACCGTTGACGGGGGGAACGGCCAGCAGGCGCCGTGGACGTACCAGGGGATGACTTCCGGCCCCCACGTTGTCCAGGCCTTCCTCTCGGGGTACCAGCCGTTTTCCACGCAGGTGAATATCCCCGAAGGCGGGTCGGTTACGGTCAATGCCATGTTAAACGCGCTCACCCAGATCGGGAGCATCCAGGTGAAGAGTTCACCTTCGGGAGCGGACGTATACGTGGACGGCTTTTTTAAGGGCCATTCCGACATCACGGTGGGGAGCATGCAGGCCGGGAACCACATCGTGCGGATACGCCTGGCAGGGTACGAGGACTGGACGTCCACGGTCCTGGTCACGCAGAATGCGGTGACAATCGTCGATGCAACCCTGGCTCCTGCATCCAGGGCGCCGACCGGCGATATCGAGGTGAGTTCCACCCCGGTGGGCGCTGCGGTCTTCCTCGACGGGGCCTACCAGGGGATGACGCATGCAGGCACCCCTCTCGAGCTTACGGGGATCGCGCCGGGCGACCACCTGCTCGAGCTGACCATAGTGAATTACCAGGACTACAATGACTCGATCTCGGTTGCCGCCGGACAGACCTCGAGGGTAAACGCCATCCTCGTGCCGGGTACATCCCTGGGCCAGAGCGGGTCTGTACAGGTCAATTCCGACCCGAGCGGGGCAAACGTGTTCCTCGATGATGCGCTCCGGGGGATAACCCCCCTTACCCTCGATAACATCCCGGCAGGAACCCATTCGCTCGTCGTGCAGCTTGCCGGGTATAATGACTATACGTCAAACCTTACCGTCACTCCGGGACAGGTCGTCTCTGTGCACGCCGGCCTGGTCCAGGTCTCTCCCCCGACTCCTGCCGGCCTGTGGAATGAACTGATAATCGGGGCGCTCCTGGTCACTGCACTCCTGGTTATGAGAAGGCGCTGA